A region from the Arachis ipaensis cultivar K30076 chromosome B01, Araip1.1, whole genome shotgun sequence genome encodes:
- the LOC107635460 gene encoding probable sugar phosphate/phosphate translocator At3g17430, which translates to MAAKMINKTLFLTYFCLFIYILLSSGVILYNKWVLSPKYFNFPHPITLTMIHMGFSGAVAFLLIRILKVVSPVNMTFEIYATCVVPISAFFASSLWFGNTAYLHISVAFIQMLKALMPVATFVVAIVCGTEKARCDVFLNMVLVSIGVVVSSYGEIHFNVVGTLYQVTGIFAEALRLVLTQVLLQKKGLSLNPITSLYYIAPCSFVFLFVPWYLLEKPAMEVSQIQFNFWIFFSNALCALALNFSIFLVIGRTGAVTIRVAGVLKDWILIALSTVIFPESTMTGLNITGYAIALCGVVMYNYIKVKDVRTSQQPTEIIPDRITKDWRFEKRPSDIYEPLNAANNEGSIGGNGFTSDIERR; encoded by the exons ATGGCTGCCAAAATGATCAACAAAACTCTTTTTCTCACTTATTTCTGCTTGTTTATCTACATCTTGCTTTCTTCTGGTGTCATTTTGTACAACAAG TGGGTTCTCTCTCCAAAGTACTTCAACTTTCCACATCCAATAACACTCACCATGATTCACATGGGATTTTCTGGGGCAGTGGCATTTTTACTCATCCGGATTCTTAAG GTTGTATCTCCTGTCAACATGACATTTGAAAT ATATGCAACTTGTGTGGTACCAATTAGTGCTTTCTTCGCATCAAGCCTTTG GTTTGGTAATACTGCCTACTTGCATATATCTGTGGCGTTTATCCAGATGCTCAAGGCTCTGA TGCCAGTGGCAACATTTGTTGTGGCTATTGTGTGCGGCACTGAGAAAGCAAGGTGTGATGTGTTCTTGAACATGGTGTTGGTCAGCATTGGAGTTGTTGTTTCCTCGTATGGGGAAATTCATTTTAATGTAGTTGGTACACTTTATCAGGTCACAGGCATTTTTGCAGAAGCTTTAAGACTGGTCTTAACACAAGTCCTTCTGCAAAAGAAGGGCTTAAGTTTAAATCCTATCACAAGCTTATATTATATAGCTCCATGCAG TTTTGTGTTTCTCTTTGTGCCTTGGTACCTACTGGAAAAGCCTGCAATGGAAGTTTCACAGATTCAGTTCAATTTTTGGATCTTCTTTTCCAATGCTCTATGTGCTCTCGCCTTGAATTTCTCTATTTTCCTAGTAATCGGTagaactggtgctgtgaccatcCGAGTCGCCGGCGTGCTTAAAGACTGGATATTAATAGCCCTTTCAACTGTTATATTTCCGGAGTCCACAATGACTGGGTTGAATATAACTGGCTATGCTATAG CACTATGTGGCGTCGTGATGTACAATTACATAAAAGTCAAGGATGTTCGAACCTCTCAACAACCTACCGAAATCATTCCAGATCGAATCACAAAG GACTGGAGATTTGAGAAGAGACCTTCTGACATTTATGAGCCATTGAACGCCGCCAACAATGAGGGAAGCATTGGAGGTAATGGTTTCACATCAGATATTGAGCGTCGATGA